In Deinococcus sedimenti, the following are encoded in one genomic region:
- a CDS encoding MFS transporter produces the protein MRVWRAGPNFRRLWIASTSANMGDGIGKAALPLLVVSISRDPIVVASLLTFASLPRLVFTLPFGALIDRLDRRTLLIVAHTVRGVLLGLLALAVFTGHLTVTLLYGLAFVLGTAETLADGTAETLVPVLVENEHLEDANGALYATSVTSNEFVGPPVGGLLFAAFPSLPFLVNALGFLGSTALISTLPSQPARHALPRELWWREVVDGLKWLWSHTLLRSVALLMALTTLLDAAVFALFVLFATALPGVGSVGYGLLLTVGAVGHILGSLLSPYVSRRFGAGRTVLGSVFVLGLIYLGLSWVHAPLLLAALLMLDGLNLGLSGVVRVSLRQQLVPPDLRGRVGGAYRFVVSCAAPLGAFLGGMVGQTLGLRETFAIAGGLALVVAVLFVGRVNNRAIARAEQQVGAQTAQS, from the coding sequence ATGCGCGTATGGCGGGCAGGACCGAACTTCCGGCGATTATGGATCGCAAGTACGAGCGCCAATATGGGGGACGGCATCGGCAAAGCAGCACTGCCGCTGCTCGTTGTGTCCATCTCCCGCGACCCTATCGTCGTCGCCAGCCTCTTGACCTTTGCTTCGCTCCCCCGCCTGGTGTTCACGCTTCCGTTCGGTGCCCTCATTGATCGGCTCGACCGCCGCACTCTGCTCATCGTTGCCCACACCGTCCGTGGAGTGCTGCTCGGCCTGCTCGCACTCGCCGTCTTCACGGGACACCTCACCGTTACCCTCTTATACGGACTCGCTTTCGTCCTCGGCACGGCGGAGACGCTCGCGGACGGGACTGCCGAGACCTTGGTGCCGGTGCTTGTTGAGAACGAGCATCTTGAGGACGCCAATGGCGCGCTGTACGCCACGAGCGTGACGAGTAATGAGTTCGTCGGTCCACCGGTTGGGGGTCTGCTGTTCGCCGCCTTTCCTAGCCTGCCATTTCTTGTGAACGCTCTGGGCTTTCTCGGCAGTACGGCGCTCATCTCCACCCTACCCAGTCAACCCGCACGTCACGCTTTACCTCGCGAATTGTGGTGGCGCGAAGTGGTGGACGGCTTGAAGTGGCTGTGGTCGCACACGCTCCTGCGTTCTGTGGCGTTGCTGATGGCGCTCACGACGCTGCTCGACGCGGCCGTGTTTGCGCTATTCGTGCTCTTTGCGACGGCTCTCCCTGGCGTGGGTTCAGTGGGTTATGGTCTGCTACTCACGGTGGGTGCGGTCGGGCACATTCTCGGCAGCTTGTTGTCGCCGTATGTCTCACGGCGCTTCGGAGCTGGGCGGACTGTACTCGGCTCCGTGTTCGTCCTGGGGCTCATATACCTCGGCTTGAGCTGGGTCCATGCCCCGCTGCTCCTGGCGGCGCTGTTGATGCTCGACGGACTCAACCTGGGTTTGTCTGGGGTCGTGAGGGTGTCACTTCGTCAACAACTCGTGCCGCCGGACCTGCGGGGAAGGGTGGGCGGGGCGTACCGTTTCGTGGTTTCCTGCGCCGCCCCGCTCGGCGCGTTTCTAGGGGGGATGGTGGGTCAAACCCTGGGCTTGCGCGAGACCTTTGCGATCGCAGGTGGGTTGGCCCTCGTAGTCGCGGTGCTTTTCGTCGGTCGTGTCAACAATCGAGCAATTGCTCGCGCTGAGCAACAAGTGGGAGCCCAGACAGCGCAGTCCTAG